One region of Erwinia tracheiphila genomic DNA includes:
- the murJ gene encoding murein biosynthesis integral membrane protein MurJ, whose product MNLLKSLAAVSSMTLFSRVLGFARDAIVARVFGAGMATDAFFVAFKLPNLLRRIFAEGAFSQAFVPILAEYKSKQGEEATRVFVSYVSGLLTLVLAVITLAGIVVAPWVIMLTAPGFSDTADKFALTSSLLRVTFPYILLISLASLTGAILNTWNRFSVPAFAPTLLNISMIGFALFAAPYFHPSVMALAWAVVVGGGLQLFYQLPHLKRIGMLVLPRINLKDAGVWRVMRQMGPAILGVSVSQISLIINTIFASFLVSGSVSWMYYADRLMEFPSGVLGVALGTILLPALAKSFASGNHAEYNRLMDWGLRLSFLLALPSAVALGILSKPLVVSLFQYGKFTAFHAAMTQRALVAYSVGLVGLIVVKILAPGFYSRQDIKTPVRIAIFTLLMTQLMNLVFIGPLKHAGLSLSIGLAACLNALMLFWQLRKQNIFQPQPGWFSFLLRLGLAVAVMAAALLGLLWFMPDWAQGSMLWRLMRLAVVCAVGGAVYFAVLALLGFRVRDFSRTTVE is encoded by the coding sequence ATGAACCTGTTAAAATCGCTGGCAGCGGTCAGCTCAATGACCCTGTTTTCTCGCGTGCTGGGATTTGCACGTGATGCCATCGTGGCACGAGTTTTTGGCGCAGGGATGGCAACGGATGCCTTCTTTGTGGCTTTCAAACTGCCCAATTTACTGCGGCGAATTTTTGCGGAAGGCGCGTTTTCTCAGGCTTTCGTCCCCATTCTGGCAGAATACAAAAGTAAGCAGGGAGAAGAGGCGACACGGGTGTTTGTCTCCTATGTCTCCGGCCTGCTGACGCTGGTGCTGGCAGTCATCACCCTGGCAGGTATCGTCGTGGCACCATGGGTGATTATGCTGACAGCGCCGGGGTTTAGTGATACGGCTGATAAATTCGCACTGACCTCTTCACTGCTGCGGGTCACCTTTCCTTATATTTTGCTGATCTCGCTGGCGTCGCTGACCGGGGCTATTCTTAACACATGGAACCGATTCTCCGTTCCGGCTTTCGCCCCTACGTTGCTCAACATCAGCATGATTGGTTTCGCACTCTTTGCGGCACCCTACTTTCATCCTTCGGTGATGGCGCTGGCATGGGCGGTGGTGGTGGGGGGGGGACTGCAGCTGTTTTACCAGTTACCCCATTTGAAGAGAATTGGCATGCTGGTGCTACCACGTATTAACCTCAAGGATGCGGGAGTATGGCGGGTAATGCGCCAGATGGGGCCTGCGATCCTCGGTGTGTCGGTGAGTCAGATCTCGCTGATCATCAATACTATTTTTGCGTCATTCCTGGTTTCAGGTTCAGTTTCCTGGATGTACTACGCCGATCGTCTGATGGAGTTCCCCTCAGGCGTGCTGGGCGTCGCGCTGGGGACTATCCTTTTACCCGCGCTGGCCAAAAGCTTTGCCAGCGGCAATCATGCGGAATATAACCGTCTGATGGACTGGGGCCTGCGCCTGAGTTTCCTGCTGGCGCTGCCGAGCGCGGTAGCGTTGGGGATACTGTCAAAACCACTGGTAGTTTCACTGTTTCAGTACGGTAAATTTACCGCTTTTCATGCGGCGATGACACAGCGCGCGCTGGTGGCTTATTCCGTTGGACTGGTAGGACTGATTGTGGTGAAGATCCTCGCGCCGGGGTTCTATTCCCGTCAGGACATTAAAACGCCGGTCAGGATCGCTATTTTTACGCTGTTGATGACCCAGCTGATGAATCTGGTGTTTATTGGCCCGCTCAAACATGCCGGCCTGTCACTTTCTATTGGTCTGGCGGCCTGCCTGAATGCGTTGATGCTGTTCTGGCAACTTCGTAAGCAAAACATCTTCCAGCCACAGCCAGGCTGGTTCAGTTTCCTTTTGCGCCTTGGGCTTGCGGTAGCAGTAATGGCGGCAGCGCTGCTCGGGCTGTTATGGTTTATGCCGGACTGGGCGCAGGGCAGTATGCTATGGCGGTTAATGCGTCTGGCGGTCGTGTGCGCCGTGGGCGGCGCGGTATATTTCGCCGTACTGGCCCTGCTGGGATTCCGGGTACGTGACTTTTCACGCACCACGGTGGAATAG
- a CDS encoding IS91 family transposase, translating to MYIPRPAKLLFQHDDGWERFLDKNGHQLSDWTKLSVERMLACGTCAMGVRRYCCSSPDCTHSRFLCQSCKSKACSSCGLKGTEQWIAGQQHILPDCDWQHITFTMPHLLWPFFNNNWPLLNDLFRCATRAMLRHARKLGIEVGIFCALHTYGRQLNQHPHIHVSITRGGLDVRHGVWRDLFFKKQQVEVIWRGAVIRLLRDSYDRVNPGKLPNLGHIRDEKQWKRYLQAQYQRHWKVHFAKKTRGAGRSVKYLGRYLKRPPVAASQLRHYRGGSVVHQYYDHNTQQHKRQKLSQEEMLWRYISHIPSRHFKMVRYYGFLANRKRGTLLPKVYEALEMTPREKPQKPGFAVLMKAFLGTDPYQCILCKGRLRFAGAVAGDHATKMLSDRLYQMAKKRWLQTPDLEKCA from the coding sequence ATGTACATACCGCGACCTGCAAAGCTCCTGTTCCAGCACGATGACGGCTGGGAGCGCTTCCTTGATAAGAATGGCCATCAGCTCAGCGACTGGACCAAACTCTCTGTCGAGCGCATGCTTGCCTGCGGGACCTGCGCCATGGGCGTTCGCCGCTATTGCTGCAGTTCCCCTGACTGTACCCACTCGCGCTTTCTCTGCCAGAGCTGCAAGTCCAAGGCCTGCAGCAGCTGCGGCCTCAAGGGCACCGAGCAATGGATCGCCGGGCAGCAGCACATCCTGCCCGACTGCGACTGGCAGCACATCACCTTCACCATGCCGCACTTACTGTGGCCGTTCTTCAATAACAACTGGCCGCTGCTCAACGACCTTTTTCGCTGCGCCACCCGCGCCATGCTCAGGCACGCGCGCAAGCTGGGTATTGAAGTCGGTATTTTCTGCGCCCTGCACACCTACGGACGCCAGCTCAATCAGCATCCGCACATCCACGTCTCCATTACCCGCGGTGGCCTCGACGTCAGACACGGCGTCTGGCGCGATCTGTTCTTCAAAAAACAGCAGGTTGAAGTTATCTGGCGCGGTGCCGTTATCCGCCTGCTGCGTGACAGCTACGATCGAGTCAATCCCGGCAAGCTGCCCAACCTCGGGCATATCCGCGATGAGAAACAGTGGAAACGCTACCTGCAGGCGCAATATCAGCGCCACTGGAAGGTCCACTTCGCCAAAAAGACCCGCGGGGCCGGGCGCAGCGTAAAATACCTGGGCCGATACCTGAAACGGCCGCCGGTCGCGGCTTCGCAGTTGCGCCATTACCGCGGCGGCTCGGTGGTGCACCAGTACTACGACCACAACACGCAGCAGCACAAACGTCAGAAACTAAGCCAGGAGGAGATGCTGTGGCGTTACATCAGCCACATCCCGTCCCGACACTTTAAAATGGTGCGTTACTACGGTTTTCTGGCCAACCGGAAACGCGGCACGCTACTGCCAAAGGTCTACGAAGCGCTGGAGATGACACCGCGTGAGAAACCGCAGAAGCCGGGTTTCGCGGTGCTGATGAAAGCCTTCCTGGGTACCGACCCGTACCAGTGCATCCTGTGCAAGGGCCGGCTGCGTTTTGCCGGCGCTGTGGCGGGCGATCACGCTACAAAAATGCTCTCTGACAGGCTGTATCAGATGGCGAAAAAACGATGGCTTCAGACCCCGGACTTGGAAAAGTGCGCCTGA
- the rimJ gene encoding ribosomal protein S5-alanine N-acetyltransferase — translation MFGYRSAVPKARLTTDRLVVRLVCEHDAWRLADYYAENRAFLKQWEPVRDDSHGYPSGWQVRLGLISEMHKQGSAYYFVLLDPNETEIRGVANFSNVVRGSFHACYLGYSLAEKWQGQGMMFEALQSAIRYMQRQQRMHRIMANYMPHNQRSGNLLARLGFEKEGYAKDYLLIDGQWQDHVLTVLTSPAWQPERRG, via the coding sequence ATGTTTGGCTATCGTTCCGCAGTACCGAAAGCCCGCCTGACAACCGATCGGCTGGTGGTTCGTCTGGTCTGTGAACATGATGCCTGGCGTTTAGCGGATTACTATGCTGAGAATCGTGCATTTCTGAAACAGTGGGAGCCTGTTCGGGACGACAGCCACGGCTATCCTTCTGGCTGGCAGGTCCGTCTTGGACTGATTAGCGAAATGCATAAACAAGGCAGCGCCTACTATTTTGTGTTACTGGACCCGAATGAAACTGAGATACGCGGCGTGGCGAATTTCAGCAACGTGGTGCGCGGGTCCTTCCATGCTTGCTACCTCGGCTATTCGCTGGCTGAGAAATGGCAGGGACAAGGGATGATGTTTGAAGCGCTACAGTCAGCGATCCGCTATATGCAGCGCCAGCAGCGTATGCACCGAATTATGGCAAATTACATGCCGCACAATCAGCGCAGCGGCAATCTTCTGGCCCGGCTTGGGTTTGAGAAAGAGGGCTACGCCAAAGACTATCTGTTGATTGACGGGCAATGGCAGGATCATGTGCTGACAGTGCTCACCTCGCCAGCGTGGCAACCCGAACGACGTGGATAA
- a CDS encoding lipoprotein gives MKTFFAGLSALLLVGLLGGCNQLTKYTISEQEVNQALAKHNDYEKQIGVSGLVGAHIVLSDLNSQIGREEPNKVTLTGNAKVNITSLFGPQDADMELTMKAQPVFNKEQGAIYLQDLELVDVKVQPEKMQGVLKTLTPYLNQSLKEYFNQKPAYVLSADRSKAESLAKRFAKGLEVQPGKLVIPFTD, from the coding sequence ATGAAAACATTTTTCGCCGGGCTGAGTGCCCTGCTGTTAGTGGGATTATTGGGCGGCTGTAATCAACTGACGAAATATACGATCAGCGAACAGGAAGTCAATCAAGCGCTGGCAAAACACAATGACTATGAGAAGCAGATCGGCGTATCCGGGCTGGTAGGTGCGCATATCGTGTTGAGCGATCTCAACAGTCAGATTGGCCGCGAAGAACCCAATAAAGTTACGCTGACCGGTAATGCGAAGGTGAATATTACTTCTTTGTTTGGCCCACAGGATGCCGATATGGAGCTGACCATGAAGGCGCAGCCGGTGTTTAACAAAGAACAGGGCGCTATCTATTTACAGGATTTGGAACTGGTTGATGTAAAGGTCCAACCTGAAAAAATGCAGGGAGTTCTGAAAACCCTGACGCCCTACCTTAACCAATCACTGAAAGAGTATTTTAATCAGAAGCCCGCTTATGTTTTAAGCGCTGACCGCAGTAAAGCCGAGTCACTGGCTAAACGGTTCGCTAAAGGTCTTGAAGTTCAACCCGGTAAACTGGTGATCCCTTTTACCGACTAA
- the pyrC gene encoding dihydroorotase — MTATPQELLIRRPDDWHIHLRDDDMLHTVLPFTSEVSGRAIVMPNLVPPVTSVAAAIAYRERIMAAVPAGHRFTPLMTCYLTDSLGAAEVEKGFTEGVFTAAKLYPAHATTNSSHGVTNIADIAQVLERMQNIGMPLLIHGEMTDAHIDIFDREARFIDTVMEPLRKQYPKLKVVFEHITTKEAAAYVMEGNRFIAATITPQHLMFNRNHMLVGGIRPHLYCLPILKRNVHQEALRNAVASGNARFFLGTDTAPHLRHRKEASCGCAGVFNAPTSLPAYATVFEEIGALQHFEAFCSLNGPRFYGLPLNEGTLRLVKQPWTVPQSIKFGNDALVPFLAGETLNWQVVR, encoded by the coding sequence ATGACTGCTACCCCCCAGGAACTGCTGATCCGTCGCCCCGATGACTGGCATATTCATCTGCGTGATGATGACATGTTGCACACCGTGCTTCCTTTTACCAGCGAGGTCTCTGGTCGCGCCATTGTGATGCCAAATCTGGTTCCGCCTGTTACCAGTGTGGCGGCGGCCATTGCCTACCGCGAGCGAATTATGGCTGCCGTGCCAGCCGGGCACCGCTTTACCCCACTAATGACCTGTTATCTGACCGATTCGCTGGGTGCAGCCGAGGTGGAAAAAGGGTTTACTGAAGGCGTCTTTACCGCTGCCAAGCTATATCCTGCTCATGCCACCACTAACTCCAGCCACGGCGTAACCAATATTGCTGACATTGCTCAGGTGCTTGAACGAATGCAAAACATCGGCATGCCGCTGTTGATTCACGGTGAAATGACTGACGCACATATTGATATTTTCGATCGTGAAGCCCGTTTTATCGACACGGTTATGGAACCACTACGTAAACAGTATCCCAAACTAAAAGTGGTGTTTGAGCATATCACCACCAAAGAAGCCGCCGCTTATGTGATGGAGGGTAATCGTTTTATCGCCGCCACCATTACCCCACAACATCTTATGTTCAATCGCAATCATATGCTGGTTGGGGGGATTCGCCCGCACCTCTATTGCCTGCCCATTCTTAAACGTAATGTCCATCAGGAAGCCTTGCGTAATGCGGTGGCCAGCGGCAATGCACGTTTCTTCCTCGGTACCGATACCGCCCCGCATCTTCGCCATCGCAAGGAGGCAAGCTGTGGCTGCGCAGGGGTGTTCAATGCCCCGACGTCGCTACCCGCCTATGCCACGGTATTTGAGGAAATCGGTGCACTGCAACATTTTGAGGCTTTCTGCTCGCTAAACGGCCCGCGCTTTTATGGTCTGCCGCTCAATGAAGGCACACTCAGGCTGGTAAAGCAACCGTGGACCGTGCCGCAGAGTATCAAATTCGGCAATGACGCACTCGTGCCCTTTCTCGCAGGTGAAACCTTAAACTGGCAGGTAGTACGTTAA
- the dinI gene encoding DNA damage-inducible protein I: protein MRVEATAAKISPLPTGAINVLTAALSKRINQQFPESIHRVSVRYAAANNLTVMGANHVVKNRVTEILQDTWESADDWLVVD, encoded by the coding sequence ATGCGTGTTGAAGCCACTGCAGCAAAAATCTCACCCCTTCCAACCGGTGCTATCAATGTACTGACCGCAGCATTGAGTAAGCGAATTAATCAGCAGTTTCCCGAATCCATTCACCGCGTATCCGTTCGCTATGCTGCCGCCAATAATCTGACAGTGATGGGAGCTAATCATGTAGTGAAAAACCGTGTCACCGAGATTTTGCAGGACACCTGGGAAAGCGCGGATGACTGGCTCGTCGTCGACTGA
- the bssS gene encoding biofilm formation regulator BssS has translation MDRNKDVIQTHPLIGWDISTVDSYDAMMIRLHSLSSNEMQADEAEVGQTYWLTTDVARQFISILEAGIAKIEATDYQDRDYRKH, from the coding sequence ATGGACAGAAACAAAGACGTTATCCAGACACATCCCCTCATTGGCTGGGATATTAGTACCGTAGATAGCTACGATGCCATGATGATCCGCCTGCACTCGCTCTCTTCCAACGAGATGCAGGCTGATGAAGCTGAAGTTGGCCAGACCTACTGGTTAACTACGGATGTGGCCCGACAATTTATCTCTATCCTCGAAGCGGGCATTGCAAAGATTGAAGCAACCGATTACCAGGATCGTGATTATCGTAAACATTGA
- the solA gene encoding N-methyl-L-tryptophan oxidase yields MVYDLIVAGSGSVGAAAGWYASRAGLKVLMIDRGHPPHREGSHHGESRLIRHAYGEGAAYVPMVLRAQKLWDELETQCGERIMQRSGVVNIAPETSEFITNIRQSALAFSLPVELMSQTDMVTRWPQLDIPEGYAGVFEAGAGYLRSDLAVRHLIRLARESGAAQLFNCSVDFLAEKDGLQQVETAEGTFYGRKLLISCGTWVKTLLPALPIAPVRKVFAWHQADGRYSENNRFPAFTVETPDGSHYYGFPAENNAIKIGKHDGGQSIASPQQRTPFGSEAEDGREMFAFLRQFLPGVGVCLHGEACSYDNTTDNNFIIDILPGSPDRLLISGLSGHGFKFATVLGEIAAYFAQEKSADFDLSPFSLSRF; encoded by the coding sequence ATGGTGTATGACTTAATAGTGGCCGGCAGTGGTTCTGTCGGCGCAGCAGCCGGATGGTATGCCAGCCGGGCAGGCCTGAAGGTACTGATGATTGACCGTGGGCATCCGCCTCATCGCGAAGGCAGCCATCACGGCGAATCGCGCCTGATCCGCCATGCATACGGCGAAGGTGCTGCTTACGTACCAATGGTGCTGAGAGCGCAAAAACTGTGGGATGAACTGGAAACCCAGTGTGGTGAACGCATAATGCAGCGCAGTGGCGTGGTGAATATCGCTCCTGAGACCTCGGAATTTATTACCAACATTCGTCAGAGCGCCTTGGCGTTCTCCCTGCCCGTTGAATTAATGTCCCAAACTGATATGGTCACGCGTTGGCCCCAGCTTGACATCCCGGAGGGGTACGCGGGCGTTTTTGAAGCCGGCGCTGGTTATCTCAGGTCCGACCTGGCCGTCCGTCACCTGATTAGGCTGGCGCGGGAAAGCGGTGCCGCCCAGTTATTTAATTGTAGCGTGGATTTTCTGGCAGAAAAAGATGGACTGCAACAGGTAGAGACTGCAGAGGGAACTTTCTACGGTCGTAAGCTGCTGATAAGCTGCGGCACCTGGGTAAAAACGTTGCTTCCGGCGTTGCCGATTGCTCCGGTGAGAAAAGTTTTTGCCTGGCACCAGGCTGATGGTCGCTACAGCGAAAACAATCGCTTTCCGGCATTTACCGTAGAAACGCCGGATGGCAGCCATTATTACGGATTTCCGGCAGAGAATAACGCCATCAAGATTGGCAAACACGACGGCGGTCAGTCTATTGCTTCTCCGCAGCAGCGCACACCTTTCGGCAGCGAGGCGGAAGATGGTCGCGAGATGTTTGCTTTCCTTCGCCAGTTTCTACCAGGCGTGGGCGTTTGTCTGCACGGTGAAGCATGCAGCTATGACAATACGACTGATAACAATTTTATTATCGACATACTGCCCGGCTCGCCAGACCGGCTGTTAATTAGCGGATTGAGCGGTCACGGTTTTAAATTTGCCACCGTACTGGGTGAAATTGCCGCTTATTTCGCGCAGGAGAAATCAGCCGACTTTGATTTATCACCGTTCTCGTTATCCCGATTTTGA